From a region of the Streptomyces caniferus genome:
- a CDS encoding LysM peptidoglycan-binding domain-containing protein, producing the protein MTGAGFALPLLAASGAHAADTTTWDKVAQCESAGVWSAAPGNGYYGGLQLTQEMWDNYGGAAYASRPDLASRSQQIAVAESILDHRGPDVWSSCAQSAGLTKDGRAPEVDPGSTATPSPAPSDDSSDPWGGGLDGSGSAGSGSDGSDASGAHDEPGDEPGDGPSDPAPSPDASDSTGSGKASTGPEPSAPATPDDRDDAPSRSADPSDGGSRTDTTGTPHEAPAQGKHRGGTDGEGADDGGRSSGGRHASRGDDARTDPPAGGQYTVRPGDTLSAIAAAHRLPGGWGALYDHNEGVVGSDADLIKPGQQLDLGHTAG; encoded by the coding sequence GTGACCGGCGCGGGCTTCGCCCTGCCGCTGCTCGCCGCGAGCGGCGCCCACGCCGCCGACACCACCACCTGGGACAAGGTCGCCCAGTGTGAGAGCGCCGGCGTCTGGAGCGCGGCGCCGGGCAACGGCTACTACGGCGGGCTGCAGCTCACCCAGGAGATGTGGGACAACTACGGCGGCGCGGCCTACGCCTCGCGCCCCGACCTCGCCAGCCGCTCCCAGCAGATCGCGGTCGCCGAGTCGATCCTCGATCACCGCGGCCCGGACGTCTGGTCGAGCTGCGCGCAGAGCGCCGGTCTGACCAAGGACGGCCGCGCGCCGGAGGTCGACCCCGGCAGCACCGCCACCCCCTCGCCCGCCCCGTCGGACGACTCCTCCGACCCCTGGGGCGGCGGCCTGGACGGTTCGGGCTCCGCCGGCTCGGGCTCCGACGGCTCGGATGCCTCCGGGGCGCACGACGAGCCGGGCGACGAGCCCGGCGACGGGCCGTCCGACCCCGCGCCCTCGCCCGACGCTTCGGACTCCACCGGCTCCGGCAAGGCGTCCACCGGCCCGGAGCCGTCCGCCCCGGCGACCCCGGACGACCGGGACGACGCCCCGTCGCGGTCCGCCGACCCGTCCGACGGCGGCAGCCGCACGGACACCACCGGCACACCGCACGAGGCGCCCGCCCAGGGCAAGCACCGCGGCGGCACGGACGGCGAGGGCGCCGACGACGGCGGCCGGTCCTCCGGCGGCCGGCACGCCTCCCGCGGCGACGATGCGCGTACGGACCCGCCGGCCGGCGGCCAGTACACCGTGCGGCCCGGTGACACGCTGTCAGCCATCGCCGCGGCGCACCGGCTGCCCGGCGGCTGGGGCGCCCTCTACGACCACAACGAGGGTGTCGTCGGCTCCGACGCAGACCTGATCAAGCCGGGCCAACAGCTCGATCTCGGGCACACCGCGGGGTAA
- a CDS encoding cytochrome P450 family protein, producing MHDKPHAPAADAPAGCPAAAPAPALFTWEFAADPYPAYAWLREHAPVHRTELPSGVEAWLVTRYTEARQALADGRLSKNPVHHSEAAHGKGKVGIPGERSANLMTHLLNIDPPDHTRLRRLVSKAFTPRRVAAFAPRVQELTDHLIDGFAQRGEADLIHEFAFPLPIYAICDLLGVPREDQDDFRDWAGMMIRHGGGPRGGVARSVKKMRGYLAELIHRKRESLGDTAEADEDLISGLIRASDHGEHLTENEAAAMAFILLFAGFETTVNLIGNGIYALLRHPAQRELLQKSITAGDTDPLTTGIEELLRYDGPVEMATWRFATQELTLGGQRIAQGDPVLVVLAAADRDPARFTEPDVLDLTRRDNQHLGYGHGIHYCLGAPLARLEGQTALATLLTRLPDLRLAAEPDALRWRGGLIMRGLRSLPVEFPPERPDQQQGQK from the coding sequence GTGCACGACAAGCCCCACGCCCCCGCCGCCGACGCCCCCGCGGGCTGCCCCGCCGCCGCGCCCGCCCCCGCGCTGTTCACCTGGGAGTTCGCCGCCGACCCCTACCCCGCGTACGCCTGGCTGCGAGAGCACGCGCCGGTGCACCGGACCGAGCTGCCCAGCGGCGTCGAGGCCTGGCTGGTGACCCGCTACACCGAGGCGCGGCAGGCGCTCGCCGACGGCCGGCTGTCCAAGAACCCGGTGCACCACAGCGAGGCCGCGCACGGCAAGGGCAAGGTCGGCATCCCCGGTGAGCGCAGCGCGAACCTGATGACGCATCTGCTCAACATCGACCCCCCGGACCACACCCGGCTGCGCCGGCTGGTCTCGAAGGCCTTCACCCCGCGCCGGGTCGCCGCCTTCGCCCCGCGCGTCCAGGAGCTGACCGACCACCTCATCGACGGTTTCGCGCAGCGCGGCGAGGCCGATCTGATCCATGAGTTCGCCTTCCCGCTGCCCATCTACGCGATCTGCGATCTGCTGGGCGTGCCGCGTGAGGACCAGGACGACTTCCGCGACTGGGCGGGCATGATGATCCGGCACGGCGGGGGCCCGCGCGGCGGGGTAGCCCGGTCGGTGAAGAAGATGCGCGGCTATCTCGCCGAGCTGATCCACCGCAAGCGCGAGTCCCTGGGGGACACCGCGGAGGCGGACGAGGACCTGATCTCCGGCCTGATCCGGGCCTCGGACCACGGCGAGCACCTCACCGAGAACGAGGCCGCCGCGATGGCTTTCATCCTGCTTTTCGCCGGTTTCGAGACCACCGTCAACCTCATCGGCAACGGCATCTATGCGCTGCTGCGCCACCCCGCCCAGCGTGAGCTGCTGCAGAAGTCGATCACGGCGGGTGACACCGATCCGCTGACCACCGGCATCGAGGAACTGCTCCGCTACGACGGTCCCGTGGAGATGGCGACCTGGCGGTTCGCGACCCAGGAGCTGACGCTGGGCGGGCAGCGGATCGCGCAGGGCGACCCGGTCCTGGTGGTGCTGGCCGCCGCCGACCGCGACCCGGCACGCTTCACCGAGCCGGATGTGCTCGATCTGACCCGCCGTGACAACCAGCACCTGGGCTACGGGCACGGCATCCACTACTGCCTCGGCGCGCCGCTCGCCCGGCTCGAAGGACAGACCGCTCTGGCGACGCTGCTGACCCGGCTCCCGGACCTCCGGCTCGCCGCGGAACCCGACGCATTGCGCTGGCGCGGCGGGCTCATCATGCGCGGACTGCGGTCGCTGCCGGTGGAGTTCCCGCCCGAACGCCCTGACCAGCAACAAGGGCAAAAGTGA
- a CDS encoding LysR family transcriptional regulator: MELQQMRYVVAVAETGGFTRAAERCHVVQSALSHQIARLEKELGARLFDRTSRSVRLTAAGEAFVPVARQALEAAERARAEVAAATGEVRGRLAVGAITTVAAVDLARELGAFRRRCPQVRISLQTEMSDQLIEQVRQGVLDVAFVGLVPRARPVGVREKELARGELVAVVPPGHPLAEREWTTLSRVARETFVDFTAGSAARRQRDEAFRAAGLTSEVAFEVTTVELLAKLVRAGLGVGMVPEAIAAELAGLRTVRLRPAPERTERVVWSALGPSPAAVAFLTGLGVDPA; the protein is encoded by the coding sequence ATGGAGCTCCAGCAGATGCGTTATGTGGTCGCGGTGGCCGAGACCGGGGGGTTCACCCGGGCCGCGGAGCGCTGCCATGTGGTGCAGTCCGCGCTCAGCCACCAGATCGCCCGGCTGGAGAAGGAGCTCGGTGCCCGGCTCTTCGACCGGACCAGCCGCAGCGTCCGGCTGACCGCCGCCGGTGAGGCCTTCGTTCCGGTGGCCCGGCAGGCGCTGGAGGCGGCCGAGCGGGCCCGCGCCGAGGTCGCGGCGGCGACCGGCGAGGTGCGCGGCCGGCTCGCGGTCGGCGCGATCACCACCGTCGCCGCCGTCGATCTGGCCCGTGAGCTGGGTGCCTTCCGTAGGCGCTGTCCCCAGGTCCGGATCAGCCTGCAGACCGAGATGAGCGATCAGCTCATCGAGCAGGTGCGGCAGGGCGTACTGGATGTCGCCTTCGTCGGGCTGGTGCCGCGTGCCCGCCCCGTGGGCGTACGGGAGAAGGAGCTGGCGCGCGGTGAACTGGTCGCCGTGGTGCCGCCGGGGCATCCGCTGGCGGAACGGGAGTGGACCACGCTGTCGCGGGTGGCGCGGGAGACGTTCGTCGACTTCACCGCGGGGTCCGCGGCCCGCCGCCAGCGCGACGAGGCGTTCCGTGCGGCGGGGCTGACCTCCGAGGTGGCGTTCGAGGTGACCACGGTCGAGCTGCTGGCGAAGCTGGTGCGGGCGGGCCTGGGCGTCGGCATGGTGCCGGAGGCCATCGCCGCCGAGCTGGCCGGGCTGCGCACCGTGCGGCTGCGGCCGGCCCCCGAGCGCACCGAGCGGGTGGTGTGGAGCGCTCTCGGCCCGTCGCCGGCGGCCGTGGCGTTCCTGACCGGGCTCGGGGTGGATCCGGCGTAG
- a CDS encoding MFS transporter has product METERIPEAVTAHPADPRPGLGRGTLLLMSVATGLSVAGNYFAQPLLDIIGRDLHLSASTAALIVTVAQVGYGLGLLLLVPLGDLLERRRLAVTLTAATAVFLTVTASAPNAALLLAGTALTGLTSVAAQVVVPYAATLAAPAERGRTVGTVMTGLLLGILLARTAAGLLAELGGWHTVYWVNAGLMLLMAVLLRLRLPALRTAAGLRYPALLRSTLALFVQEPVLRWRGALGALTFAGFSVLWTALAFLMSGPAYGWQESAIGLLGLVGAAGSLSASLGGRLADRGLVHHVTGTAAFLLLGSWGLLAAGGAGGGWSLAALLAGVIVLDLAAQALHISNQNLVYAVRPEARNRLNSAYMTSYFAGGAAGSALTSLVWGAAGWGGVCVLGAALAATAVGLWLADRLRSRPTKGTRGQREPVAAPGTASDVAR; this is encoded by the coding sequence ATGGAGACCGAGCGCATACCGGAGGCGGTCACCGCACATCCGGCGGATCCGCGGCCGGGGCTGGGACGCGGCACGCTGCTGCTGATGTCGGTCGCCACCGGACTCTCCGTCGCCGGCAACTACTTCGCCCAGCCGCTGCTCGACATCATCGGCCGCGATCTGCACCTCTCCGCATCCACCGCCGCCCTGATCGTCACCGTCGCCCAGGTCGGCTACGGCCTCGGCCTGCTGCTGCTCGTCCCGCTCGGCGATCTGCTGGAGCGCCGCCGGCTGGCCGTCACCCTGACCGCGGCGACCGCGGTCTTCCTCACCGTCACCGCGAGCGCGCCGAACGCCGCCCTCCTGCTGGCCGGCACCGCACTCACCGGCCTGACCTCGGTCGCCGCCCAGGTCGTGGTCCCGTACGCGGCGACCCTCGCGGCGCCCGCCGAACGCGGCCGGACCGTCGGCACCGTCATGACCGGGCTGCTGCTGGGCATCCTGCTGGCCCGTACGGCCGCCGGGCTCCTCGCCGAGCTGGGCGGCTGGCACACCGTGTACTGGGTGAACGCGGGGCTGATGCTGCTGATGGCGGTGCTGCTGCGGCTGCGGCTGCCCGCCCTGCGCACCGCCGCCGGGCTGCGCTACCCGGCGCTGCTGCGCTCGACGCTGGCGCTGTTCGTCCAGGAGCCGGTGCTGCGGTGGCGGGGCGCGCTGGGCGCGCTGACCTTCGCGGGCTTCAGCGTGCTGTGGACGGCGCTGGCGTTCTTGATGTCCGGCCCGGCCTACGGCTGGCAGGAGTCGGCCATCGGTCTGCTGGGGCTGGTGGGCGCGGCCGGTTCGCTCTCCGCCTCGCTGGGCGGGCGACTGGCGGACCGGGGCCTTGTGCACCATGTCACCGGCACCGCGGCGTTCCTGCTGCTCGGCTCCTGGGGCCTGCTCGCCGCCGGCGGGGCGGGCGGCGGCTGGTCGCTGGCGGCGCTGCTGGCCGGGGTGATCGTGCTGGACCTGGCCGCGCAGGCCCTCCACATCAGCAACCAGAACCTCGTCTACGCGGTCCGCCCCGAGGCCCGCAACCGCCTCAACTCGGCCTACATGACCAGCTACTTCGCCGGCGGGGCGGCCGGGTCGGCGCTGACCTCCCTGGTGTGGGGCGCCGCGGGCTGGGGCGGGGTGTGCGTGCTGGGCGCCGCACTGGCGGCGACGGCCGTGGGTCTCTGGCTCGCCGACCGCCTGCGAAGCCGTCCTACGAAAGGCACGCGCGGACAGCGGGAGCCGGTGGCCGCCCCGGGGACGGCGAGCGATGTCGCTCGGTGA
- a CDS encoding nucleoside triphosphate pyrophosphohydrolase codes for MNADASAADTGAEARPEGTGTGRLVLLTTSHRVAPGLLSFPAWQILRAADRVLCADPDHPQLPYLREAGIEVETAAVPAARDLVDYCVPGDRTAVVLTSADGESALTDGLARLAGSGRETMPDLELLPGSYDLPGARLLDLVQVMDQIRATCPWSGIRTHRDLAKYGIEEAYELVEAIEEGDREALREELGDVLLQVVFHARIAQDDPDEPFSLDDVAGGIVEKLIHRHPHVFGEAEAATPEDVRAHWLRMKAEEKQRDSVTDGIPLAQPGLALAAKLSFRVRTAGLDVAPPAGEGIGYELLALAIRAETEGVDPETALRAAARAYRDAVLAAEGGAGA; via the coding sequence GTGAACGCTGACGCCTCTGCCGCCGACACCGGCGCCGAAGCCCGCCCCGAGGGCACCGGCACCGGACGCCTGGTCCTGCTCACCACCAGCCACCGGGTCGCCCCCGGGCTCCTGTCCTTTCCCGCCTGGCAGATTCTGCGCGCGGCGGACCGTGTGCTGTGCGCCGACCCGGACCATCCGCAGCTCCCCTATCTGCGGGAGGCCGGCATCGAGGTGGAGACGGCCGCCGTCCCCGCGGCCCGTGACCTGGTCGACTACTGCGTGCCGGGAGACCGTACGGCCGTCGTCCTGACCTCGGCGGACGGCGAGAGCGCGCTGACCGACGGCCTCGCCAGGCTGGCCGGCTCCGGCCGGGAGACCATGCCGGACCTGGAGCTGCTGCCCGGCTCCTACGACCTGCCCGGCGCCCGGCTGCTCGACCTCGTCCAGGTCATGGACCAGATCCGCGCCACCTGTCCCTGGAGCGGCATCCGTACGCACCGCGACCTCGCCAAGTACGGCATCGAGGAGGCGTACGAGCTGGTCGAGGCCATCGAGGAGGGGGACCGCGAGGCGCTTCGCGAGGAGCTGGGCGATGTCCTCCTCCAGGTCGTCTTCCACGCCCGGATCGCCCAGGACGACCCCGACGAGCCGTTCTCCCTCGACGATGTCGCGGGCGGGATCGTCGAGAAGCTGATCCACCGCCATCCCCATGTCTTCGGAGAGGCAGAAGCGGCGACCCCGGAGGACGTCAGGGCGCACTGGCTGCGGATGAAGGCGGAGGAGAAGCAGCGCGACTCGGTGACCGACGGCATTCCGCTGGCCCAGCCCGGTCTGGCTCTGGCGGCGAAGCTCTCCTTCCGCGTCCGCACGGCCGGCCTCGACGTCGCGCCGCCGGCCGGCGAGGGCATCGGGTACGAACTGCTGGCCCTGGCGATACGGGCCGAAACGGAGGGCGTGGACCCGGAGACCGCGCTCCGGGCGGCGGCGCGGGCGTACCGGGACGCGGTGCTCGCCGCCGAGGGCGGCGCCGGGGCGTGA
- a CDS encoding SurA N-terminal domain-containing protein — protein sequence MFRRRTALSVSATAALLAAAPLLAACGSDAHPGAAALVDGKRITVSQLQAKVKDVRAAQAKSPQGGQLIMNTGRLSLATLNGMIFDEVLARGARDAGVTVDRREVQQWRAQAEKQAGGAERLKAMWLQQGVAPDEIDAMVRNQLLLDGVARHLGADRGKPQGQQKLAQALAKTSRSMGIDVNPRFGKWDDQQVILGETKDPWITREPAKQQA from the coding sequence GTGTTCCGCCGTAGGACAGCGCTCTCCGTATCCGCCACCGCCGCCCTGCTGGCCGCGGCCCCGTTGCTCGCGGCCTGCGGCAGCGATGCCCACCCCGGGGCCGCGGCCCTCGTGGACGGGAAGCGGATCACCGTCTCGCAGTTGCAGGCGAAGGTGAAGGACGTCCGCGCCGCGCAGGCCAAGTCCCCGCAGGGCGGCCAGCTCATCATGAACACCGGCCGGCTGAGCCTGGCCACCCTCAACGGCATGATCTTCGACGAGGTGCTGGCCCGCGGCGCGCGGGACGCCGGGGTGACGGTCGACCGACGCGAGGTCCAGCAGTGGCGGGCCCAGGCGGAGAAGCAGGCCGGCGGCGCCGAGCGGCTGAAGGCGATGTGGCTCCAGCAGGGCGTCGCCCCCGACGAGATCGACGCCATGGTCCGCAACCAGCTGCTGCTCGACGGCGTCGCCCGGCACCTCGGCGCGGACCGGGGCAAGCCGCAGGGCCAGCAGAAGCTCGCCCAGGCGCTGGCCAAGACCTCCCGGTCCATGGGGATCGACGTCAATCCGCGGTTCGGCAAGTGGGACGACCAGCAGGTCATCCTCGGCGAGACCAAGGACCCGTGGATCACCCGGGAGCCCGCGAAGCAGCAGGCCTGA
- a CDS encoding DUF2079 domain-containing protein: MDTAAVTAGGAPGRILGEDVGAVPPPRAAAPAGAVPAPRSATSADPEAASTGTPPPDRTGRLRRAAHRLRTRTAPLRAPRLDPYWTAGFFFVAFALLAVCRFRTLGTSSWDLGIFEQAIRGYAHFQAPVVDLKGPGTNILGDHFSPVLILLAPLYRLFPSSLTLLIAQAALFALSAIPVTRAAARALGRVPGLAIGVAYGTSWGVQKAVDFDFHEIAFALPLIAFALEAVLRGRWTAVVCWAAPLVLVKEDLGVTAAVIGALALIRTRRASPLAIALVAFGITATAVTLGVLIPGFNGSGSYDYWSKFGADGGGLTIPLDTAVRTTLWVLLPTTGLLALRSPLLLVALPTLGWRFLSHEPHYWGIDWHYNAVLMPVVFLALIDALPKARVSARPWLRSYAHHLPAAVVSVALALTATLPLARLTEAATYRVPPDVAAAEKLLDRIPDGASVESDIRPLSRLTGRTRVFWIGDTGGLAPDYVAVQLRDNRTPRQALTDAVARHPKSTYVVLGGAADLLVLHRTSAH, from the coding sequence ATGGACACGGCCGCAGTAACTGCTGGGGGTGCCCCCGGACGGATTCTCGGGGAGGACGTCGGCGCCGTGCCACCGCCCCGGGCCGCCGCCCCGGCCGGTGCCGTGCCGGCGCCGCGGTCCGCCACATCGGCCGACCCCGAGGCGGCGTCCACCGGCACGCCGCCACCGGACCGGACCGGCCGCCTGCGGCGCGCCGCCCACCGCCTGCGCACCCGGACGGCCCCCCTGCGCGCCCCTCGCCTCGACCCGTACTGGACGGCGGGGTTCTTCTTCGTCGCCTTCGCGCTGCTGGCCGTCTGCCGGTTCCGCACCCTGGGCACGTCCTCCTGGGACCTGGGGATATTCGAACAGGCCATACGGGGCTACGCCCACTTCCAGGCGCCGGTCGTCGACCTCAAGGGCCCCGGCACCAACATCCTCGGCGACCACTTCAGTCCCGTACTGATCCTGCTCGCCCCCCTTTACCGGCTGTTCCCCTCGTCCCTGACCCTGCTGATCGCGCAGGCCGCGCTGTTCGCGCTGTCCGCGATACCGGTCACCCGGGCCGCCGCCCGCGCCCTGGGCCGCGTCCCGGGCCTGGCGATCGGCGTCGCCTACGGCACGTCCTGGGGCGTGCAGAAGGCCGTCGACTTCGACTTCCACGAGATCGCCTTCGCCCTGCCGCTGATCGCCTTCGCGCTCGAAGCGGTGCTGCGCGGACGGTGGACGGCGGTGGTGTGCTGGGCCGCGCCCCTGGTGCTGGTCAAGGAGGACCTCGGGGTGACCGCGGCCGTCATCGGGGCGCTCGCCCTGATACGCACCCGGCGGGCCAGTCCGCTGGCCATCGCCCTGGTGGCCTTCGGCATCACCGCCACCGCCGTCACCCTCGGCGTGCTCATACCGGGGTTCAACGGCTCCGGCTCGTACGACTACTGGAGCAAGTTCGGCGCCGACGGCGGCGGCCTCACCATCCCCCTCGACACGGCCGTGCGCACCACCCTGTGGGTCCTGCTGCCCACCACCGGCCTGCTCGCGCTGCGTTCCCCTCTTCTGCTGGTCGCGCTCCCCACTCTGGGCTGGCGCTTCCTGTCGCACGAGCCCCACTACTGGGGCATCGACTGGCACTACAACGCCGTCCTGATGCCGGTGGTCTTCCTCGCCCTGATCGACGCCCTGCCCAAGGCCCGGGTCTCCGCCCGCCCCTGGCTGCGCTCGTACGCCCACCACCTGCCGGCCGCCGTGGTGTCCGTGGCCCTCGCGCTCACGGCCACGCTTCCGCTGGCCCGCCTCACCGAGGCCGCCACCTACCGCGTACCGCCGGACGTCGCCGCCGCCGAGAAGCTGCTGGACCGGATACCCGACGGCGCGAGCGTGGAGTCCGACATCCGGCCGCTGAGCCGCCTCACCGGCCGTACCCGGGTCTTCTGGATCGGCGACACCGGCGGCCTGGCACCCGACTATGTCGCCGTGCAACTGCGCGACAACCGCACCCCGCGGCAGGCGCTGACGGACGCCGTAGCCCGCCACCCCAAGTCCACCTACGTCGTCCTCGGCGGCGCCGCCGACCTCCTCGTCCTGCACCGGACCTCCGCCCACTGA